TTCTCGCTGTGAGCTTTGGAAGATTTAGAAAACAAGCTCTTCACTATTTGCAGTGGCACTGATTTCCCACTAAGGTACAGTTTATTATGGCAGTCTGGCAACCAGGGCCCTGCAGCGGTGTGTGTATTTTTCCCTTGCTTGAGCATCCAGACGTAAGCCATGATGTAGCCAGTCATGAACGCATCAAAGCCAGCTCGGTGTGTGCCCCCCTGCGAAGGAGGGCCATgggtttccttttccttccctgcagcacctgctgcttcAGTCTCATGGGTGGCTGGGTGACTGGCTGAGCCCAACCCAACCTTTGACTTCTTCTGCACTTGGTCACTGTCAGAGGcgtttcccttggcagaagggctctgggcagctgctccctggtcAGTTCTTTCAGTGCTTCCCAGATTCTCTTCCCAGTGTGTGCTGGTGTCTGAGCTGACCTCTGTTTCCATGTCCATGGAGATCTCCTCCAGTGGCCTGCCCTCCCCGTTGGGTGCGatctctgccagctctgtggcagctgcaggctcATAGCAGCTCTGCTTCCGTGGCGGTTCCTCCTCCCCGTTGTGAGCTTGCTCCACGTTGTCCCCTGAGCTTTCCTGCTGGAATGCCGTCACGAGCACTTTCATGTTCTTCCGATGCTTCCATCTGTGCTTCCGTTTCTTTCGCTTCTCCCAAAGCTTGTCGTCCTCGTCAATGATGAGGTCGATGTTATGAGACTCGGGACACTTCACCCCTTTTGGACACCACCCATAGGCCtagcaagaaagagaaagggatGTGTAGCCTCCATCTCGCTGGTTAGAGCAGCAATCACCATAATGTCGAGTGGAGCTAGTTATTCCCTTCCACTGAGGGCTtgtgaggctggagcaggaacaGTGTCCAGTTAcagccccccagcacacaggaaaGGTGCTGACACACTGTACTGgggacagcacacagcacaTAAGCAGAGGCCAAGGAAAGTGGGTTTGTTCTACCTGGAAAAGACAAGGCTGGGGGAGGGGGATATCTGGTTGGTGTCTGCAGGTACCTACAGCAGAGGTTACGGGCAAGATGGAGCTAAACGCTTGTaagagcacagggagaggggaccTAGTAACAATCAGGGGAAATTATGACTAGAGATGCCGataaacatttttcatgtagtggtcaagcactggaacagggacCTGGAGttgttttttaatctctgtCCTTACACAATTTCAAAATTTACCAAacaaggctctgagcaacacTGAGGTCATGGTTGGATGAGAAACTTCCAGAGATTTCCTCAACTTATGTTCTGTGACAGAATGTACAACAAGTGGAAGAGTTCCTTTTCTCCATGAAGCACCTGAAGCCAGTTATGATCTGACCAGATGGAGTCTTTGCTGCTGTAGCTGCACTAGGACGAGCTCTTGTGGATCACCATGTGCTACAGTGCCAGAAGCTGCAGACAggtaataattttttatatctAATAGAAGATAAAGGGATGGGTAGAGGTGGCACTTCTCTCTTGTAGGACAAGCCAAACTAACGCAGAACTTGCAGCCTCCCCAAGACAGCATGGGATACTGTAACTCATACTGTTCCACTGTTTAGGGCCATAGACTCTCTGTTGGAATCTTCCTAATGAAGCCTGTAGGGTTCCCCACCTCCGAGCAGAGCACACTACTGCCCTGTCTGCCATGAAGCCATCCAAAGCTTGAAAATGTTCCTTGTACTATGAAGCAGGTAAGGGGAAGTTGCCAGGTGCTTTCCTACAACTTCTGGCTCGGGCCACACGTGCCCCTTTCCATGGAGTCAGGAAGGGAGCGGGGATTTGCGTTACTTACGGAAAACTTCTCACAGACGGGCACCTTATTCCCCCCGGCAGCACCGTGGCTGTCCtcctccagggagcagcagcggTAGTCGATGTAGCGGGACACGTTGGCAGGGTAATTGCAGAACTCCACCGTGAGGTGCTGCCCGCTCGAGTCCCTCAGCTTGCAGTTCTCTCGCTTGCTGGAACAAGAGGAGCACACAGTTACTGTGGGAAAGACCAGACAAACAGACACAGAGCAAACACTGCTCTCCACTAACTCTCAACTCCATGACTTTCCTgctcctgagctccagccccagaTGCTGGAAAGGAATTCAATCCCAAGAGAGCAGCTTTAGTAAGTTGTTGTTTCCGTGCTGAttcaaaggggttttttttcttatgctgacacagaggaagggaaagcagcatctctgttgaaggtggaggagaaggggatgcacagtttggtttttttactatAAAGGGCACTAAGATATGTGTTTGTCTTTATAATGGTAATGGACAAGGAAAGATGCCCCAAAATGAGGTACTGTGCAGACCATCCAGCAGGCACCACCCGGGCAGGTTGAACCGGGGCAATGCAGGCAACaaggaaaaggttttcatttcatgaaaaaaatctgatctctgttttctttcaagagCTGGTTAAAAGGTCAAAACCTTTGGAAGGCTCTACCTAATGAGAACTTGGGTTAAAACATTTAAGACGTCAGCTTAGAAAGCTATTTTTATCTTGTCAAAACAAAGCACTCTCATGTTTTGAGAACGGCCATCTTGAATGTTTTCAGACCTGTCAAAGTGGCATTTCCTGAGATAAAATAGTCacaaaaaataccatttctcCTCAAAACAGAGCATGACTTGAGCTTTATGGAGATCCCAGGGGCTTTATCACTGCCAGGGGCTTGTTTAGATTGTGTGGGCCCTGTAGAATGTGGGGCCAGACTGCAAAGCACAGATGTGTGTCCTGAACAAGAGCACAACCCCACAACCCTTGCTTGGAAGAAGTGATGGTAGTCAGAGTGGGCCATGGGCATCTCGTGTGTCGGACATGTGATAGAGCTGGTCAGTGTCAAGGAGTGCAGGGAGCACCCACCCTTTAACTGCAAGTGTCCCTCACAAAACAGAGTTATAATCAGCAGacctgcaggacagccctggtttcttttctgtgggAAGTCCTGCCCTGTGGCACGGCTGGTCAGAGCCAGGCAGTGACCCAATTGGATCTCAGATCAGGCCACTGTGGTCAGCTTTCTACTGGCACCAGTTCTGCAgttctctcccagctgctgcccaccaaACAGGTACGgcctattaaaaacaaacccattcAGAAACAGGCAAAGCACAGGGCAGAGTCACCTGCAAAGCACCTTCAGTCAGTGGGACAGTGAAAGGACACAGCCCCCTTGCCTGGAAGAACAAACGCACACTGACTTTCCCTTTGCCTTTCCTCCCGTAAGCGCTGAGTACCAGTGTGCTGCTCACCACTTCTTGTAGGCGTACTCCAAGTAGGAGGCTACAAAGCGGGTCTCAAACTCCGAGGCGTACTTGGTGTCGTATATTCCCGCTGGGAACATCTCGGAGAGGTCGGCGGTGAAGGTGCCGAGGCTCTCCGGGAGGTGAGCGTAGAAGCACTGGTACAGGAAGACCAGGTCGATCAGGCCGTTGTGGAGGATGAGCGGCTTCTTGGCGCGGATGAGCTCCAGGAAAAGCGTCCGGACGCTCAGGCTCTGGCTCTCGTTGCCCTGCGTGAGGAAGGATCAGTCAGGGAGCCTCAGCACTCTGACTGGCTGTCATCCTGGAGAGCCCTcagaggctgtggcagcaggaagctgcCCACAGCTACGACTCTGAACAGAGGCACAAACGTTTGGAAAAGCAACTGCAGCGAGTGGGTTtagagcagcagggaggtgaaaGGGATaatgctgcaggcagcaccccAGGGTGTGCCCACCTTCACGCAGGAGCGGGGGAAGCCAGCTCACTCCCAGAaacctggagcagagcaggctgaggtGTCTGAGAGGGAGTGGGCTTGTACCTTGTCGTTGCCCTTGTGGTAAGGGATCCCCTGGGAATACTGCTTGTTGAAGTCGAAGCCGTGCTGCACCAGGAACTGCACCGACTGGGGCTCGACCACGTAATCCTCGGTGCAGAGCAGCGTGAGGTTGTAGATCTGGCACAGGTACGTGTTCTCGGACTGCACAAGGAGAGCGTGCAAAGAACCCAGGGACACCTGTCAGAGGGAGCTGCCGAAACAGCCGGGACAATTCCACGGGGGAATTCCATCTCCCAGCACGTCCCCGTCTCCCGGGACCGACCAAGACAAAACGGCCGCCCCACGGTTCGTGCACGCACCTTCTCCGGGAGCTGCTTGAAACAGGCGACGCCGAGGGACAGGACGGAGCGTGTCCTGGCGGCGCTGCAGACGGCCTTGTAGCGCTCCTCGATGCACCTGGCGACGGGAGAACGGGCCGTGACGGCTCCGGCCTGCCCGTTCCCCGGGGAGGGGACACCGCGCAGCCGGTACCGAGAAACGCACCCCCCCGCCCCACCGGGCACTCAcgggctcagcagcagcttcctggcGCCGAGGCCGCTCAGCTCCTGCGGGGAGACAGACACCGTCAGTGGCTGCCCGGGACCGGCCGcgcccctccccgccgccgcgcccACCCCGGCTCACCGTGTCCACGGCCACGAAGGTGGCGGAGCGCAGCGCCAGCACCATGGACGGCCACAGCTCCGCCAGGTTGTCGCTCTGCACGTCCACCACCGGCACCCGCGCCGGGCCCGCCATGGCCGCGCCCGCACGGGGCCTCCGCCGCCCCGCCTGCCCGCCGCCTGCCCGCCGCGGGGCCCGCACGCCTTACCGGCTCCGcgcccggcgccgcccgccCTCGTGGCCGGCCCGGCTTTTGCCGGCCCCGGTGGGGTTATTTACCGTTCTCAAAAGCCGTTTTCAACCGAAATTTGGAATTAAGTCAACAGGCGTTTAGCTGGAACAGCTCCTTTGGGGCCTTCCCGAGCGGCCGCTATGACCGGCGGGAGCAGAGGCGGGACCCTTTTGCTCCCGGCTTGCTGATTGGCTCCAGCGCGCCGGGAGGCCCCGCCCCTCACCCCTTATTTCCGGGGGAGGGCGGGTACGAGCCCTCTCCGCGCGCTTCCCTTCGATTGGCTGGCGGGCTGCGGTGGGCGTGTCCCCCCGCTCTGATTGGCCGTcgcgcgggggcggggcggggcaggTTTTCGCGGGACGGCGCGCGTggcggcgggagcggctgcGCCATGGGCcccgcgcggggccgggcggcggcggcggcggccggggcgcTCCGGAGcagcggcgggagcgcggccccgccccgggggCGGAGCGGGAAGCGCGCGTCGCCCCGCGGAGGTGCCCGGCGGCGGGAGGGCTGGGGAGTGTGGGGTGTTCTCTCCGGGGCACGGACAGCCGGCCCGGGCAGTCTCCGGTGCTTGCTGGGTCCTCCTAAAGCCCGGTACGCGGTGCGCGTCCACCGGTAGCGGCTCGGTCGGGCTCCCGCCTCTGCTGCGGTTGAGCCCCGCAGCCCTTCGCCGTCTCCCGCCGTGCGCTGACCTCGCGCCGCTCTCCTGGCAGGAGCCCCGGCTGCAGcgcccgctccgccgcccgcccggcatCTCTTCAGCGACCCGGCTGAGGCCGAGGCCCTGCGCCGCAATCTGCTCGCCTGGTACGACCGATGCAAGCGGGACCTGCCCTGGAGGACTCTGGTAAGGGGAGACATCGGGAAGCAGGGGTGGGGAACTGCTTACTCTGCCTTAAGGGAGCCTGGCTGATGTGACCATGGTGTTTTTCAATACGCCatgcatccctgcctgcatggAAGCGCTCCCAGCTAGTCGTGG
This sequence is a window from Motacilla alba alba isolate MOTALB_02 chromosome 8, Motacilla_alba_V1.0_pri, whole genome shotgun sequence. Protein-coding genes within it:
- the TOE1 gene encoding target of EGR1 protein 1, whose protein sequence is MAGPARVPVVDVQSDNLAELWPSMVLALRSATFVAVDTELSGLGARKLLLSPCIEERYKAVCSAARTRSVLSLGVACFKQLPEKSENTYLCQIYNLTLLCTEDYVVEPQSVQFLVQHGFDFNKQYSQGIPYHKGNDKGNESQSLSVRTLFLELIRAKKPLILHNGLIDLVFLYQCFYAHLPESLGTFTADLSEMFPAGIYDTKYASEFETRFVASYLEYAYKKCKRENCKLRDSSGQHLTVEFCNYPANVSRYIDYRCCSLEEDSHGAAGGNKVPVCEKFSAYGWCPKGVKCPESHNIDLIIDEDDKLWEKRKKRKHRWKHRKNMKVLVTAFQQESSGDNVEQAHNGEEEPPRKQSCYEPAAATELAEIAPNGEGRPLEEISMDMETEVSSDTSTHWEENLGSTERTDQGAAAQSPSAKGNASDSDQVQKKSKVGLGSASHPATHETEAAGAAGKEKETHGPPSQGGTHRAGFDAFMTGYIMAYVWMLKQGKNTHTAAGPWLPDCHNKLYLSGKSVPLQIVKSLFSKSSKAHSEKMKLAWDSA